The segment AATCCCGTCTTCAACCCCCGTAATTGGGCATCAAGGGCTATCCCTGCCCCTGTTATTCCTCCACCAATAATTAGTAAATCTAATTCCCCTTCCCCCATATCCTCCATAATAGTTGCACGATTTTTATTTGAAAAATGTATACTCATCCTTCTCTCCCTTTTCCACCATATTTTTTTTAGTAAGGCTGTTTCTTTGTTGCTTTTTTTATTATCTGTCGTGCTTTGCAGGGCCAATAAAAAAAGAGACCACAACAGTCTTGTAAACACATTAAAAATGTTTACAAGATGCCGTGGTCTCCTCATATACCCAGACCTTTTATTAACTTATCATCAGTCTAACACATCATGAATTTCTTCGTAAAGAGTTATACAGATTGCTCTTCTTTTAGTGACCGAACAACCGGTTTGAATCCCATAGTCGATTCAACAGCTTTTTTCCATCCATCATATAAATTCGTACGTGTTTCTTCGTTCATCGTTACCTCAAATGTATGATCGATCATCCAGTTTTCAGCAATTTCATCACGACTTTTCCAAAAACCGATTGCAAGACCGGCTAAATATGCTGCACCAAGTGCCGTCGTTTCATTTACTTGCGGGCGTTCAACAGGGACATTGAGTATATCACTTTGGAATTTCATTAAGAAGTTATTTTTAACTGCACCACCATCAGTACGAAGCTTTTTCAGTTTTATTCCTGAATCCGCCTCCATTGCCTGTAATACATCTCTTGTCTGATACGCAAGAGATTCAAGTGTTGCACGGATAAAATGCTCTTTTGACGTACCGCGTGTTAACCCGAAAATTGCACCTCTGGCATCGCTATCCCAATAAGGAGTTCCAAGTCCAACAAATGCTGGGACAACGTAGACCCCGTCTGTTGATTCTACGCGAGTCGCATACTCTTCCGTATCCGGAGCTGCTTTAATCATCCGTAATCCGTCACGCAACCATTGAATGGCTGATCCAGCTACAAAAATACTTCCTTCTAAAGCATACTCAACCTTCCCGTCAATTCCCCAAGCTATTGTTGTCAATAAGCCATTTTTGGACGGAACTGGCGTCTCACCCGTATTCATTAACATGAAGCAGCCTGTACCATAAGTGTTTTTCGCCATGCCCTTCTCAAAGCATGCTTGACCGAATAAAGCCGCTTGCTGATCGCCTGCTGCTCCTGCGATCGGCACAATCTCCCCAAAGAAATGGTAATCTGCCGTATGGGCATATATTTCCGATGAAGAACGTACCTTTGGCAGCATCGATGCAGGAACATCTAAAATATCCAGCAGCTCCTGATCCCATTTCAGATCATAAATATTATACATAAGCGTTCTTGAAGCATTTGTATAATCGGTTACATGTGCCATTCCTCCACTCAGCTTCCAGATTAACCATGAATCAATCGTCCCAAAAAGCAGCTCACCATTTTCAGCTTTTATTCTAGCACCATCCACTTTGTCTAATATCCATTTCACTTTTGTGCCTGAAAAATATGCATCTATTAATAAACCTGTTTTCTTTCTAAATAATTCATTATGCCCTTTGGCTTTGAGCTCTTCACAAATATCAGCTGTTTGACGTGATTGCCATACAATCGCATTATAAACTGGCTTTCCAGTATTCTTATCCCATACAACTGCAGTTTCTCTTTGATTCGTAATACCAATTGCAGCAATTTCACTCGGCTTCACTTCCGCCTCCGATAAGACACCCGCAATAACAGCAAGAACTGACCCCCAAATTTCATTTGCATCATGCTCGACCCAGCCCGGCTTAGGAAAATACTGTGTAAATTCCTTTTGGGCAGTATGAACAATCTCCCCGCCTTTGTTAAACAAGATTGCCCTTGAGCTGGTTGTACCTTGGTCTAAAGCAAGAATGTATTTTTTTTTCATCTCATTTCCCCCTCAATATGTTCGTATATCATTCAAAACGATATCCACTAACTTAAAAACCAATGTTATCTATTACTTTAGGATGCTGCCTTCTTTTTCGCTTCTATTTCCACCGGTGTTGCAACTGGCATCACTTTTGCCGCTATAACTACAGCCGCTATAACTAGAGTAAGAATGAATAAACCTGTCTCAGATCCATTGGTAAACACTACCTGATAAAACTTCGCCCCTAAAACTCCTCCAAGGAATGGACCTACAACTGGAATCCATGCATATTTCCAATCAGATGAACCTTTCCCCGCAATCGGTAACAAAGCATGTGCAATACGTGGACCTAAATCACGAGCAGGGTTTATCGCATATCCCGTTGTACCGCCAAGTGAAAGTCCGATTGCTACAATAAAGAAACCGACGATTAATGGATTTAACCCTTCTGTAAATTCATTCGCACCAATACATAGAAGACCAAATAGTAAAATCGCTGTACCCAAAATTTCACTAATTAAATTTGATGGAGTGTGGCGTATAGCTGGACCTGTTGAAAATACTGCTAGTTTTGCTCCCTGGTCCACTGTTTCTCTCCAATGTGGCAGATAATGCAAGTAAACAATTGTAGCTCCTATGAATGCCCCCAGTATCTGCGCTGCAATATAACCTGGCACTTCCGCCCAGGCAAATTCCCCAATGGACGCCAATCCAAGCGTTACCGCTGGATTAAGATGTGCTCCACTAATACCTCCCACAGCATAGACACCAAATGCTACAGCAAACCCCCATCCCATTGTAATGACAATCCATCCGGAGTTTTCCGCTTTTGATTTTTTTAGAACGACGCCTGCAACAACTCCTCCTCCAAAAATAATTAAAATCATCGTACCAATTACTTCACCTAAAAAAGCAGACATTTATTTTCCTCCCTTAAAATAATATAAAAGTTTACATATTTGGAAGCGGTTTCTTTCAGAAGCAAAAAAGACAGCTTTTGTACCAAAGTGGAAGGATTTCCCCTTTGGTACAAAAAGCTGTCTCTCAAAGACTCATCAGCTAATTTATAAACTTTCTTAAATTATACACGAGCCCCTGCAAGTTTGTAAATTACTATTATATTTTTTTGAATATTCGTTCACTTCATTATCATACCTTGTCAACGCTTCATCAAGAGTAAGCCAACGTTTCCCCTTTTTACAAAATGAACTCAAAAATCTTTATTACATCATCTCAAATTTCCATTGTTTCCACAATAAGTTAGTTCGGGTAAACTAGCGCCAAAATAAAAAACGAGCGCTGATCCTTGTTAAAGGTTCGCGCCATTATCTTGAATAACTAATTGTTTTAAGGCTGCCATATTTCTAACATATTCCCATCTGGATCGCAAAATTTAAAGTTAGATCCAAAAGCATATTTTTCGGACTTTCAGATACAATGTTTACTCCATTTTCCTCCTTGAAACGATTGTACATTTCTTGGATACGGGGAGTAATGAAACAAACTATAGGGTGTCGATCACTGTTTTCATCCGTAAAACCTAAACTCCCGGCCCCTCCCTTTGCGGTCACAAGAAATATAGCTGGTACCGTTTGCCTTAGACCCGGTCCAGGAAAATTCCCATTATGATCAGGAAATCTTAAGATCGATTTTTCCATCCCCGGCTTAACAGGATTATGGTTTGTAGGTTCATAACCTAAATTTTTTTGATACCATTTAATAGACTCGTAAACGTTTTTGACGGGAATATAAATACAAGTTACGCCTGTAATGTCTTTTTCCAGTTTTTCCTCCATTTTGATTTCTTCATTAATTTGCACTTTCTTATTTCTTCCCTCTCATTTCACTCACGGGCTTCAAGAAGACAAGATATGAATTACATTTCGAAAAACCTATCTCTCTCCACTTTACAGACTCTAAGAGCAAAATTTTTATACCATTCTGTTTTTCCTCTGTCTTGTACAACTTGATGTGCTAAATGTTCTTTCCATTTCTTTATCGAATCAAGAGATTCCCAGTAAGAAACTGTGATTCCCAATCCCTCATCACGAGCACTTTCCACACCTAAGAAACCTTCCTGTTGAGAAGCTAACTCTACCATTTTTTCAGCCATTTTCCCATAACCTCTGTCATTCTCAGTTCGTTGTGAAGCAAATATTACCGCATAATAAGGCGGATGAGGAGTTTTAGCAATTCCACTCATAATTTAATTCCCCCTAGTTTTTAAAACATGATTGTAAAAAGTAACAACTGAATTTTAAGCCAATGCTGATAATCTGCCACACTGCCAGTTCCTAACCCTCTTTAATCCACTTATCAATTATAGATGTTGCCTTTTTCTTTTCGACACAAAAACAACACTTTAGAATAATCATATTCAAAGGGGCAAAGCTTTCCAACTTTCATATAGTTCCATACTTTTATTTCTCATGACAACAATGTATTGTAGTTTATTTACAGTTATTATATAATTTTAAGTGTAAGCGATTACAACACCTAAGAATAGTTTGCGAATAGAAAATATTAAAGGATAGGAGATGGTGCTTTCAATTAATTTAATAATATTTTATCCATTCTACGAGATTAGCTTTATTTTTTTGAAAATTAATTAACGCGCGTTAGTTGAATAGAATAACATATTTTTTTACATGAATTTAACGCGCGTTAGTAGGAGGTTAAGTATGTTAAAGAAAAAGGTATTTGTTTTATTAACGATGTTTTCATTATTGTTTGGAGGAGTTATGACTGGTGCAAAAGCAGCAGAAAGACCAATTGGGACTGCATTTCTTGAAACATTTGATTCTTATGACTCAGAACGTTGGTCCAAAGCAGGAATTTGGACAAATGGAGAAATGTTTAATGCGACATGGTATCCAGAACAAGTTACAATTTCTGAAGGTACAATGATGTTGCAAATTGATAAAGAAGACGATGAAACCGCAAGCCAACAATACAAGGCTGGAGAACTTCGGACAAACGATTTCTATCATTACGGGTTGTTTGAAGTGAGTATGAAACCTGCAAAATCAACTGGAACCGTCTCTTCATTATTCACTTATACTGGACCTTGGGATTGGGATGGTGATCCATGGGATGAAATTGACATCGAATTTTTAGGTAAAGATACCACTAAAATACAATTTAATTATTTTACAAACGGAGTAGGCGGGAATGAGCATTACCATGAATTAGGATTTGATGCAGCAGATGACTTCAATACGTACGCATTTGAGTGGAGACCAGATTCTATTCGTTGGTTTGTAAATGGTGAACTGGTTCATACGGCAACAGAAAATATACCACAAACTCCACAGAAAATAATGATGAACTTATGGCCTGGTATTGGAGTTGATGAATGGACTGGTAAATTTAATGGAGCAGATACCCCTGTAATTTCCCAGTACGATTGGGTGAAGTATACACCACTTGATGAACTAGATTGTTACAATGAGAAAAATCATAAGCACAAGAAACATAAGAAAACTAAGATTCAATAGATACTTCAAGGGTTTAATTGTGAAACATCACATGTAATACTGAGGTTGTCGCAATGGGTAAAAGCTTTGTGGCAACCTTTTTATAAAGGGAATGAATGGTCTTTTACCATATAATTTTTTGAAATAGATACATCAGAAGCATGCTTTAGTAATTATGCAAACATACTGAAAAATTTGGTATAATAAGGGGAAATATATGATTTAGTAGGTGTAAGGTTGTATGCGTAGTGAAGATTTAGCTAAACTTCTAGGTATTTCAAGAAGCACTATTTCGAGAGTAATTAATAATTATCCCGATATACCTCAAGCAACTCGTGATAAGGTATGGAAGGCAATTAAGGAGTATAATTATGTTCCAAATGCTTCTGCCCGTAAACTTGCAGGAATAAGAAATAATATGATCGCCATATTTGTATTTGATGTAAAAGAAGGGAGTGCCCCACACCACTTAAAAACAACAGATGATACACTTATATATAATAATCCTTTTTTCTCACCTATCATTAATGCAATTAGTGACCAAGCAAATAAATTAGACTATTATGTGTTAATTTCAATTGTCTATTCAAAAGATGACGTAAAAAGAGTGGAGAATGTTTTTTCGCAAAAAATGATAGATGGTGCCATCTTTGTTGGAACCGAAGATACAGATAACGAATTACTCTTTAAGCTTATTGAACAGGAGTATTTTCTTGCTCTAATTGATACAAATGACATTCATAATATAAATCATAATGCTATCTATGTAAATGCAAATAACTATGAAGGTAGTTGTAAGGCTATTTCATATTTAGTTGAATTGGGCCATAAAAAAATTGGTATGATTACTGGAAATTTAAAAAAGTTATCTGCAATGGAAAGACTAGAGGGTTATAAAGATACATTAAAAAAGTACAATATAATACTAGATGAAAATTTCATATATGAAGGGGACTTCATGGAAAGTAGTGGTTATAATGGGGCCAAGTATATTTTAGGTAAACCTAATCCTCCAACTGCACTATTTTTGAGCAATGATACAATGGCCGTAGGTGCTTATAAAGCCGTAGAAGAATTAGGGCTCAAAATACCGGATGATATTTCTATTATAGGCTTTGATAATGCCATTTTTTCGCAATATTTATCTCCAGCATTAACGACAGTTGATATGCCATTTGCTGAATTAGGGAAAAAAGCAGCAACATTATTAATAGAATCAATTGAGCAAAAGACACAACGCGGAAATGTAGAAAAGTTGAAAGTAAATCTAATCGAGAGAGAATCATGCCAACGATTTAAATCTCGATTATGAATTTGAGTTATTAGGAAACTTCGAGAAGTTCCTAAAGGAAAAATAGACATTATTTACTTTAACAACCACTCCTACATAAAACGTAAGGAGTGGTTGTTGTTGGTTTGGAACAAAGTTTGATCAAAAATACGCCCTAACCCAGCATGTTAATCCATTTTGAAAAAAGTTTGATTGAAATGGATTCTTTTTCAACAGATTTAAGATTGGTTTTTATAAAAAAGATTGATCATTTTCTATCTTTAATCTTCAACAACCGCTCCAGGTTGTTAATAATTGTTAAAATCGACTCGCATTTATTGAACATTTTGCACCTGTTTAACAAGATTCAATATTACTTACTTTTTCTATGATTAAAGATAATTCTTCCAAATCATCGAATAGTAAATCCGTTTCCATTGCCCCATTGTAAGTCCATTTTCATTCAGATACATCACTTCTTTGATTTAACAAGTTGTTATTAATAAGCTCGGGTTCTACATTACAGATAAAAGGGCAACCAATGCTAAAATAGCTGGAAGTCCTTGTTTCACAATAATTGATTTGTTGGATGTAAAGCCTCCGAAAATAGCTGCCACCACCACACAAATTAAGAAAAACAACTGAATCATATAACCAATTGAATTGAATCCAAGTATGAGTCCCCAAATAAGACCAGCTGCTAAAAATCCATTATATAGCCCTTGATTTGCAAACATGACGGCTACATTTCGATCTCCTTCTAAATGCTTCGGTAAATTGAAAGATCGTTTTGCCATTTTTGAATCAATAAAAAATATTTCAAGTATCATAATAAATAAATGTTCTAATGCTACGATCCCAACTAAAATCGCCGCTAGTATTTCCACAGACCACACTGCCCTTTCCTAATCAATTTGTATTATTTCCATTGTGCAATTCTATCGACAGGGAGACGGTATGAAGCATATCCTTCGTCAGCTGCTTTTCCGATGGAAAGAAGCATGACCGGTACATAGCGCTCTTTTTCCAATCCGAAGATTTCAGCGATATTTTCTTTATCATAGCCCCCAATTGGGTTTGTATCATATCCGTGTGTACGTGCTGTCAGCATAAGCTGCATGGAGACGAGGCCAGCGTCAACCAGAATGGTTTCCCGATTTACTTGGGCCGGAAGCTGCTCAAAATGTGCCATTAAAGCCTCCATTTGCCTGTCTTTTACCTCCTGTGGCATGTAGCCTAGGTCAACGGCTTTTGAGTAAATTCCTTCTAAATAGTCTGCATTGTTCATATCTGCAAATACTGCAATTACGGCAGATGAAGTGGTGACTTGTGACTGATTAAATTTAGCAAGCTTCGTTAGTTTCTCTTTACCTTCTGGGCTTTCAATGACAAGAAAACGCCATGGCTGTGCATTGACTGAAGATGGAGCAGTAGTCGCTTCCTCTAGTATTTCAGTCATCTCTTCTTTGCTGATTTTGACTGATGGATCATAGTTACGAATGGATCGTCGCCCTTTCATGATTTTCATAAAATCGTTTGTTTTTAATGAAGTTATCATGTGTAAACACTCCTCTATACTTTAATATTTTCTATATTTTTCTGCATCTGCAACAAAACATCCTTAAGAACAAGACGTTTTTCTTCGCTGATATTTGCGAACATTTCCTTTATGAAACGCTCTTTTTCTTTTTTAGAAGACTCGATTCTCTCTCGCCCTTGCTCAGTTAAGTGAACAAGTATTATACGATTGTCCACAGACTTCCTTCTTCTAGACACCATTCCTTTGGATTCAAGCTGTTTGACGTGTCTTGTAATAGCAGCACCATCGATATTCATCTTTTTTTGAAGGTCACTTTGACTAATTTCATCAAACTGATAAAGCAAAGCGAGTAACTCTAAACGAGTTTGGCTGATACCGGTACATACTTCAAACTTCGTGCTAATCACTTTGTTTACGGATTGCAGTTGATATAATATCTCAGCTTCTTGTGAACAGAATATTGTCAAAACCCATTCCTTCTTTCATGTTGAATAAATATTTGATAGGTCAATAATTGATACATCAAACAATTTAACTTATTTATATTAAAAATGCAAGTATTTAATCCTACTTTTCCTAACGAAACTACATTACCTAAAAATGAACTGAATTCCATAAATAGCCAAAGAGAATTATCATTTTTATGTTCTAGGAACTGTTAGCTTATTAGGATGTGGTGGTACCCCTTATTTGAATAGTTGCTCCAGAAATCTGGCCCTAATGCTGAACAAGAAACAAACTCTTATCATTTCCGAATTATTAATCAAATCTTATTAATTACTATTCTTTATACTCAAACTCTAAAAGAAACTTTGGTTAAAGGCTCCCTTTCTCTAATAGTATTTATTATTATCACCTTTAGTATTGCAAATAACTTCCTAATCTGGCAACTTATATAAAGGAAGAACTATACATAAATAAAAGTTTTTTTAGAAGGAGTAATTTAGGATAGATTATGGGAAGAGAAAACATCTCTATGCGAAGAATCCTGACAATTGTTATTGTCTTTATTATTTTCCTTACAAGCTTTCGAGCCATTTGGTTTATCAACCATTTACCGCTAAATCAACCATTTGCTGAGCAAGGAATCTTTGACATTTCTCAGCTTCCATTGTCTGATAAAGCCACAGTTGCCCTTGATGGGGAATGGTCATTTTATCCGAATGTATTTGCTACGCCTAAAGAGCTGGAAGCTGCGGCAGATCAGAGAACCATTCAAGTCCCGC is part of the Sutcliffiella sp. FSL R7-0096 genome and harbors:
- a CDS encoding glycoside hydrolase family 16 protein, translating into MLKKKVFVLLTMFSLLFGGVMTGAKAAERPIGTAFLETFDSYDSERWSKAGIWTNGEMFNATWYPEQVTISEGTMMLQIDKEDDETASQQYKAGELRTNDFYHYGLFEVSMKPAKSTGTVSSLFTYTGPWDWDGDPWDEIDIEFLGKDTTKIQFNYFTNGVGGNEHYHELGFDAADDFNTYAFEWRPDSIRWFVNGELVHTATENIPQTPQKIMMNLWPGIGVDEWTGKFNGADTPVISQYDWVKYTPLDELDCYNEKNHKHKKHKKTKIQ
- a CDS encoding LacI family DNA-binding transcriptional regulator, with amino-acid sequence MRSEDLAKLLGISRSTISRVINNYPDIPQATRDKVWKAIKEYNYVPNASARKLAGIRNNMIAIFVFDVKEGSAPHHLKTTDDTLIYNNPFFSPIINAISDQANKLDYYVLISIVYSKDDVKRVENVFSQKMIDGAIFVGTEDTDNELLFKLIEQEYFLALIDTNDIHNINHNAIYVNANNYEGSCKAISYLVELGHKKIGMITGNLKKLSAMERLEGYKDTLKKYNIILDENFIYEGDFMESSGYNGAKYILGKPNPPTALFLSNDTMAVGAYKAVEELGLKIPDDISIIGFDNAIFSQYLSPALTTVDMPFAELGKKAATLLIESIEQKTQRGNVEKLKVNLIERESCQRFKSRL
- a CDS encoding DUF1304 domain-containing protein; translated protein: MEILAAILVGIVALEHLFIMILEIFFIDSKMAKRSFNLPKHLEGDRNVAVMFANQGLYNGFLAAGLIWGLILGFNSIGYMIQLFFLICVVVAAIFGGFTSNKSIIVKQGLPAILALVALLSVM
- a CDS encoding MarR family transcriptional regulator, with amino-acid sequence MTIFCSQEAEILYQLQSVNKVISTKFEVCTGISQTRLELLALLYQFDEISQSDLQKKMNIDGAAITRHVKQLESKGMVSRRRKSVDNRIILVHLTEQGRERIESSKKEKERFIKEMFANISEEKRLVLKDVLLQMQKNIENIKV
- the glpK gene encoding glycerol kinase GlpK; translated protein: MKKKYILALDQGTTSSRAILFNKGGEIVHTAQKEFTQYFPKPGWVEHDANEIWGSVLAVIAGVLSEAEVKPSEIAAIGITNQRETAVVWDKNTGKPVYNAIVWQSRQTADICEELKAKGHNELFRKKTGLLIDAYFSGTKVKWILDKVDGARIKAENGELLFGTIDSWLIWKLSGGMAHVTDYTNASRTLMYNIYDLKWDQELLDILDVPASMLPKVRSSSEIYAHTADYHFFGEIVPIAGAAGDQQAALFGQACFEKGMAKNTYGTGCFMLMNTGETPVPSKNGLLTTIAWGIDGKVEYALEGSIFVAGSAIQWLRDGLRMIKAAPDTEEYATRVESTDGVYVVPAFVGLGTPYWDSDARGAIFGLTRGTSKEHFIRATLESLAYQTRDVLQAMEADSGIKLKKLRTDGGAVKNNFLMKFQSDILNVPVERPQVNETTALGAAYLAGLAIGFWKSRDEIAENWMIDHTFEVTMNEETRTNLYDGWKKAVESTMGFKPVVRSLKEEQSV
- a CDS encoding MIP/aquaporin family protein, with the protein product MSAFLGEVIGTMILIIFGGGVVAGVVLKKSKAENSGWIVITMGWGFAVAFGVYAVGGISGAHLNPAVTLGLASIGEFAWAEVPGYIAAQILGAFIGATIVYLHYLPHWRETVDQGAKLAVFSTGPAIRHTPSNLISEILGTAILLFGLLCIGANEFTEGLNPLIVGFFIVAIGLSLGGTTGYAINPARDLGPRIAHALLPIAGKGSSDWKYAWIPVVGPFLGGVLGAKFYQVVFTNGSETGLFILTLVIAAVVIAAKVMPVATPVEIEAKKKAAS
- a CDS encoding nitroreductase family protein; the protein is MITSLKTNDFMKIMKGRRSIRNYDPSVKISKEEMTEILEEATTAPSSVNAQPWRFLVIESPEGKEKLTKLAKFNQSQVTTSSAVIAVFADMNNADYLEGIYSKAVDLGYMPQEVKDRQMEALMAHFEQLPAQVNRETILVDAGLVSMQLMLTARTHGYDTNPIGGYDKENIAEIFGLEKERYVPVMLLSIGKAADEGYASYRLPVDRIAQWK
- a CDS encoding antibiotic biosynthesis monooxygenase, producing MSGIAKTPHPPYYAVIFASQRTENDRGYGKMAEKMVELASQQEGFLGVESARDEGLGITVSYWESLDSIKKWKEHLAHQVVQDRGKTEWYKNFALRVCKVERDRFFEM